One region of Ahniella affigens genomic DNA includes:
- a CDS encoding efflux RND transporter periplasmic adaptor subunit: MSALPLLPLLQSPRRLLSSRAPWVLVAISMLVACSRQEPAPEQERSVQTITIGADSHPASAVYAGDIRARREIALGFLVSGRVQARLVEVGDAIKVGDPLLRLDPSDHELNAKAAYSQWQSAKRQQQQAVLDLARFERLVDKRYLPRHDYEQARLNLETSNEALEAADANYRLAQNQARYSRLMSTCAGVITAIDVEVGQVVQAGQVLIRVAENGARELVVSVPESRVDELHRASGLEVTLWAKPGQTYPGKLRELAPDTDSVTRTYSARISVLTDDSDVRLGMTGKLLVQLPTDGSLRRVPLSALVSKSGGHSVWIRDSTDGRVHARSVSVVRVDRNGVLIRSGLKDGETVVTAGVHRLHESQRVRLASESRAAVTES; encoded by the coding sequence ATGAGCGCGCTGCCATTGCTGCCATTGCTGCAATCGCCTCGTCGCCTGCTATCGAGTCGGGCGCCTTGGGTACTCGTTGCCATTTCAATGCTCGTAGCATGCTCCCGCCAAGAACCGGCACCGGAACAAGAGCGCAGTGTTCAAACCATAACAATAGGCGCCGATTCGCACCCGGCATCAGCCGTCTACGCCGGCGACATTCGCGCCCGCCGCGAAATCGCGTTGGGATTTCTGGTCTCCGGCCGCGTCCAGGCGCGGCTGGTGGAGGTTGGCGATGCCATCAAGGTCGGTGATCCGTTGCTCCGATTGGACCCAAGTGATCACGAACTGAATGCCAAGGCCGCCTATAGCCAGTGGCAATCTGCAAAGCGCCAGCAACAACAGGCCGTGTTGGATCTCGCACGCTTCGAGCGGCTGGTCGACAAGCGCTACTTGCCCCGACATGATTACGAACAGGCGCGCTTGAACCTGGAGACTAGCAACGAGGCACTCGAGGCGGCAGACGCAAACTATCGGCTGGCCCAGAACCAAGCCCGCTATAGCCGTCTAATGTCGACCTGTGCAGGGGTGATCACGGCCATCGATGTCGAAGTTGGGCAGGTCGTGCAGGCCGGTCAGGTCCTGATTCGTGTTGCTGAAAACGGCGCTCGGGAGCTGGTGGTCAGCGTGCCGGAATCGCGAGTCGATGAACTGCATCGCGCGAGCGGCTTAGAGGTGACCCTATGGGCAAAACCTGGGCAAACCTACCCCGGAAAACTGCGTGAGCTGGCACCGGACACCGACTCAGTTACCCGTACCTATTCGGCGCGCATCAGCGTGCTCACCGACGATTCGGATGTACGCCTCGGCATGACCGGCAAACTCTTGGTGCAACTACCGACTGACGGCAGCCTCCGGCGGGTTCCCCTGTCAGCACTGGTCAGCAAAAGCGGTGGGCATTCGGTTTGGATACGAGACTCAACCGATGGCCGTGTGCACGCGCGAAGTGTCAGCGTGGTGCGGGTCGACCGCAATGGCGTGCTGATTCGCTCGGGGCTCAAGGACGGTGAGACCGTTGTGACAGCTGGCGTGCATCGACTTCATGAAAGTCAGCGTGTACGACTTGCCAGCGAGTCCCGCGCTGCGGTGACAGAATCATGA